From Nerophis lumbriciformis linkage group LG11, RoL_Nlum_v2.1, whole genome shotgun sequence, one genomic window encodes:
- the muc13b gene encoding mucin-13b — MGPQLKRLFVFCLIAAWNKPTTVTAADPANPTEPTPVPAIDPASATEPTPVPATDPANATEPTPVPATDPANATEPTPVPATDPTEPVSPSIHPSSPNSVAPSSNPPTVPLTTEVPGICDSHPCGPGSTCEARVNETFVCLCRAGEFYNGYGCQSAQVFPGQLQVPSLTYVEEMATKTSDAFADAANQITEQLRCSFRDISGHISSNVLELKRLENKRSNSSGVNAAVELFFLVTLPITTQTFDDVMANASKCVNCILANSTFSKSDLCLKNPCQKETSLCSAEKGFLKCACAEGYIETDFSERMCVACPSGQKPNGSQHCMDCPYGQSGFNCNEKWQLALVVVGSVLGGLLLISTIVLIVMSCKSTKKTSKKHKRSNAEENQKLGHSYNDKHPLVDSPPANRQPPPVKTESADHGLKPFPSGGVPRIPRATASTAWDNGTNLEMTQSNGRHNAMAGGKSSWLNDHSDSTSGSPYQHPRNQTSSYDQTRAASNSYADSRPLNNPYTQDRPQLNPYARNQGQSNGNYSHDDGRPFNY, encoded by the exons ATGGGGCCACAATTGAAACGTCTCTTTGTCTTTTGCCTCATCGCTGCCTGGAACA AACCTACTACAGTCACTGCCGCCGACCCAGCTAACCCTACAGAACCTACTCCAGTCCCTGCCATCGACCCAGCTAGCGCTACAGAACCTACTCCAGTCCCTGCCACCGACCCAGCTAACGCTACAGAACCCACTCCAGTCCCTGCCACCGACCCAGCTAACGCTACAGAACCCACTCCAGTCCCTGCCACCGACCCTACAGAACCTGtcagtccatccattcatccttcATCCCCAAATTCAGTGGCTCCATCGAGTAATCCTCCAACAGTTCCTCTGACCACAGAAGTTCCAG GTATTTGCGACTCTCACCCTTGTGGCCCCGGGAGCACCTGTGAGGCTCGTGTCAACGAAACGTTTGTATGCTTGTGCAGGGCTGGGGAATTCTACAATGGATACGGTTGTCAGAGCG CTCAAGTTTTCCCTGGACAACTGCAGGTGCCCTCATTAACATATGTTGAGGAAATGGCAACCAAAACATCAGACGCATTTGCCGACGCCGCAAACCAAATTACTGAacag CTAAGGTGTTCATTCAGagacatttctggccacatttccAGTAATGTGCTGGAACTCAA GCGCTTGGAAAACAAGCGATCAAATTCAAGCGGCGTCAACGCGGCTGTAGAGCTCTTTTTCCTTGTGACTCTTCCTATCACGACACAGACGTTTGATGACGTCATGGCGAATGCTTCCAAATGCGTCAACTGCATTCTGGCCAATTCCACCTTTTCTA AGAGCGACCTGTGTCTTAAGAACCCCTGCCAGAAGGAAACATCGTTGTGTTCGGCTGAAAAAGGCTTCCTGAAGTGCGCCTGTGCGGAGGGTTACATTGAGACCGACTTCAGCGAGAGGATGTGTGTCG CTTGTCCAAGTGGCCAGAAACCAAACGGATCTCAACATTGTATGGA TTGTCCATACGGTCAGTCTGGTTTTAACTGCAATGAAA AATGGCAGCTGGCGTTGGTGGTTGTCGGCTCCGTGTTAGGAGGGCTGTTGCTCATCTCGACCATCGTTCTGATCGTCATGTCTTGCAA ATCCACGAAGAAAACGTCCAAGAAACACAAGAGGTCGAACGCGGAGGAGAATCAGAAATTGGGCCACTCCTATAATGATAAGCACCCGCTGGTTGACAGCCCCCCAGCCAATAGGCAGCCCCCGCCAGTAAAGACAGAATCAGCAGACCACGGCCTGAAACCTTTCCCAAGCGGTGGCGTGCCCAGGATCCCGCGGGCCACGGCCTCCACCGCCTGGGACAACGGGACCAACCTGGAGATGACGCAGAGCAATGGCCGCCACAACGCGATGGCCGGGGGGAAGAGTTCG TGGCTCAATGACCACTCAGACAGCACGAGCGGCAGCCCCTACCAGCATCCTCGCAACCAGACCAGCTCGTACGACCAGACTCGAGCCGCAAGCAACTCCTATGCAGATTCGCGACCTTTGAACAACCCGTACACTCAGGATCGGCCTCAGCTGAATCCGTACGCTCGGAACCAAGGCCAGAGCAATGGCAACTACTCGCACGATGACGGGAGACCCTTCAATTACTGA